The sequence below is a genomic window from Micromonospora aurantiaca ATCC 27029.
ACGGGATCACGGTGGTGGTCACCGGCACGCTGAGCGGGTTCAGCCGCGACCAGGCGGCCGAGGCGATCCAGGTCCGGGGCGGCAAGGTGACCGGCTCGGTCTCCAAGAAGACCGGTTTCGTGGTGGTCGGCGACAATCCCGGATCCAAGGCCGACAAGGCCGCCACCCTGAAACTGCCGATCCTCGACGAGGACGGATTCCGGGTGCTGCTCGACTCCGGCCCGGAGGCGGCCCGCGAGGTGGCCCGGGTGGAGGACTGACAGGCTGGTCACAGCGATCGTCCGGCGGATACCAAGTTAATTACGACTACGACCGATTCGTGACTGTCGTGTCGGGGAAATCGCCTCGGAGGGCGTTTCATTGGCGTACGACGCGTGACGGCGCGCGCCAGGACGTTCCCCGGGAGGTGCGATGGAGACCGGCGACCCGCGTAACTCCGTCCCGCCCGGGCGGAGCGGGCCGTTCTTCGGCTTCGTCGGCGCGATCGGCGTGGTCGCCCTGGCGGTCTCGGCCGGGCCGCTCATCGCGCTCGCCGACAGATGGAGTGAACTGCCGGCCGCGTTCTGGACGATGGCGGCGCTCGCCGTCGCCTGCGACGCCCGCCCGTTCGTCCCGCCCGGCCGGCGGCAGACCTCGGCGGTGTTCCCGTCGACCTGCTTCACCTTCGCCATTCTGCTCGGCTGGGGCTTCGGTCCGGCCGTCGCGGTGCAGGCCGTGGCGGTCGCGGTCAGCGGCTGGCGGCTCGGGTACGCCCCCTGGCGTACCGGCTTCAACGCCGCGCAGTACGCGTGCGCACTCGCCGCCGCGTACGCGGTCACCCGGCTGGGCCCGGGTGAGCTGTTCGACGGCGGCCGTCTGCACTGGACCGACGTGGCGGCGGTGGGCGGCGCGACGGTCGCCTGGTTCGTGGTCAACTACGGGCTGGTCAGCTCCGCGGTCCGGTTGCGCTTCGGCGACAGGTGGTGGCCGAGCGTTCGTAGCGGCCTGGCCTACGAACTGCTCGCCACCGGTTCGCTGCTGCTGCTCGCGCCGGTGCTGGTGGCCGCCGCCCGGGCCAGCGCGGCGCTGATCCCGCTGGTGCTGGTGCCGCTGTTCGCCGTCTACCGGATGGCCCGGCTCTCCGCCGAACGGGAACAGCTCGCCGACGTGGACCCGCTCACCGGGCTGCCCAACCGCAAGGCGCTGCTCACCGAGGTGGCCGAGCAGGTGCACCTGCACGGCGACCGGGCCGCCCGGGGCGCGCCGGACGCGCACCTGGCGCTGCTGCTGCTCGACCTCGACCGGTTCAAGCACGTCAACGACGCGCTCGGGCACGCGGTAGGGGACCGCCTGCTGGTCGAGGTGAGCGCCCGGCTGACGGGCGCTGTGGGCGCCGGTGACATGGTGGCGCGGCTCGGCGGCGACGAGTTCGCCATCGTCGTACCCCGGCTCACCGACATCGACCAGGCTCGCGAGCGGGCCGACCGGGTGGTCGCCGCGCTCGCCGAACCGGTGCCGCTGGACGGGCTGCCGCTGGACGTGGGCGGCGCCATCGGCATCGCGCTCTACCCCGACCACGGCGAGGACTTCGCCACCCTGATGCGCCACGCCGACGTGGCCATGTACGACGCGAAGCACCGCAACGACACGGTGGCGGTCTACGCGCCGGAGTCCGACCACAACTCGGCCGAGCGCCTGAGCCTGCTGGCCGACCTGCGCCGGGTGCTGGAGTCCGGCCCGTCCGCGCAGGGCGGGGAGACTGTGGGCGTACGCGGGGGTGACGGCGCGGCCCTGACCCCGGCGCTGCCGGTGCGGGCCGACCGCCCGGCCCGCAACCAGCGGCCGGCGCGCGACGGCGGCCGGCGGTCCGGCGACGGGGCGAACC
It includes:
- a CDS encoding putative bifunctional diguanylate cyclase/phosphodiesterase codes for the protein METGDPRNSVPPGRSGPFFGFVGAIGVVALAVSAGPLIALADRWSELPAAFWTMAALAVACDARPFVPPGRRQTSAVFPSTCFTFAILLGWGFGPAVAVQAVAVAVSGWRLGYAPWRTGFNAAQYACALAAAYAVTRLGPGELFDGGRLHWTDVAAVGGATVAWFVVNYGLVSSAVRLRFGDRWWPSVRSGLAYELLATGSLLLLAPVLVAAARASAALIPLVLVPLFAVYRMARLSAEREQLADVDPLTGLPNRKALLTEVAEQVHLHGDRAARGAPDAHLALLLLDLDRFKHVNDALGHAVGDRLLVEVSARLTGAVGAGDMVARLGGDEFAIVVPRLTDIDQARERADRVVAALAEPVPLDGLPLDVGGAIGIALYPDHGEDFATLMRHADVAMYDAKHRNDTVAVYAPESDHNSAERLSLLADLRRVLESGPSAQGGETVGVRGGDGAALTPALPVRADRPARNQRPARDGGRRSGDGANRWLRRRRERVEERHDDLIERILTGADPTRRRAARAGAGPVAGPLVVGDAEFAPGTETETADADVTQDAEAAVSTGAPGVIGPTADGSTVAGPDEQAGHPGEITMYYQPQIAIATGEVVGVEALLRWRHPRRGMVDPGELIQVAEQSAVMRLLTRRVVDDVVEQLAKWSAAGLTLRAALNVSVRDLHTGEIADQIADRLTRYGVPPERLQVEITEGALMADPRRVLASITQLHRIGVGIALDDFGTGYSSLQHLRRLPLSEVKVDRSFVLGMADDPDDAAIVRSTIELAGALGLRVVAEGVEDERTWRMLHAAGCDVAQGWFHARPMPAEDLVAWLSRYRPVRPAEAGSRSGPAPEGESKASS